The Persephonella sp. genome segment TAGAAGAACTGGTAAATAAAATAGTAGAAGAAGCAAAAATGGAATATGAAATGTCAAAACAAAAGAAAGAAAAAAAGGGTTTTTTAGACAAAATTGAGAACTTATTCATTAAATAAGCACAAATTAATCCTTGATTTAAGTCATTGATAAAAATCTAAAATTGTCTTTTTATTAAAAATAATTATTATTTAAGCTTTGGAGGAAAATATGCTTATTCCAATAGAACAGCTACCAAGGGTAGCACTTGAAAGAATGAATAAAGTTCATGAAAAAGAGATAGAAATTATGAATGAACTTTATCAACTTCTTCAGGAGTATGAAAAAGGTGAGGTATCTATTGAAGATATAGATAGGGCTTTTAATGAATTTCTGGAAGACGTAAAGTATCATTTTTCTTCTGAGCAAGAGATGATGGAACAGTATAACTTCTTTGCTTATCCAATGCATAGAGGCGAGCATGATATGGTTTTAGGACAACTTCAAAACTTGCAGAAAAACTGGGAGAAAAACAAAAATCCAGAAATCATAAAAAGCTACCTTGAAAATCAGTTTCTCCCGTGGCTTATAAACCATATTCAGACCATGGATACTGTTACAGCACACTTTTTATCCCATTTTATAAGGGAA includes the following:
- a CDS encoding hemerythrin family protein, whose protein sequence is MLIPIEQLPRVALERMNKVHEKEIEIMNELYQLLQEYEKGEVSIEDIDRAFNEFLEDVKYHFSSEQEMMEQYNFFAYPMHRGEHDMVLGQLQNLQKNWEKNKNPEIIKSYLENQFLPWLINHIQTMDTVTAHFLSHFIRE